The following is a genomic window from Paenibacillus thiaminolyticus.
CCACGATTAACCATGTCACGCCGGATTACCCCCCTGTCTTTCTTACCGTGGGAGACGTCGATCCATTGGCGCCGCATTCCGCCGATCTCATCGACGTTCTCGTTCAGAACGGCGTCGAAGTGGATAGTGTATTATTTGAAGGCACCAATCCCGAATTGGGCCATGAATATCAATTTGACTTTACTTCCCCCCATGCCGAAAAAACATTAGGGAGAACATTTGAATTTTTGAAAAAGCATAGCTGATGCCCCGGTAACCGCCCCTGCGCTTTCCAAGTAAAGTTTGCCTCTGCCCGCGCATATAGTGAGAGAGACTGAATTTTACTTTCTTCATGCAGGAGGCAATCGGTTTGAAAAAAATACATGCGCTATTCATCGTAGCCGCATCGCTGCTGCTGGCCGTTACCGCCCTCTGGGGCTGGGCGAACAGCTATGCTTCGCAAGACCGCCTTCCGCCGGAGGTCCGGCTCTCTTCTTGGGAAGTGGGCGGGATGTCCTTTGCTGCCTTCCGCGAGGAACTGGATCAGCGGCTGCGGCAATTGGAAGCGACGCCGGTGGAGGTCACCTTCGGCTCCAGCGGGGTAGCTCCGGTCAAGACGACCTTGTCCGCGCTCGGGGTAACCTATGACGCGAAGCCGCTCTTGGCCGCGCTGAAGCCGTTGCAGGAAGGCTCTCTCTGGAAGCGGATTATCGCCAGAAGAAGCTTCAACAAGGAGTGGGAGCTGCAGTTTCATTGGAAAGCGAATGTGTGGAAGGAACGGTTTACGCCAGGCTGGGAGACGGCAAGCTTCGGGAAGCCGGTCAATGCCTCGCGCGAGATTTCGAAGGATGACCAGGTCGTCTATACGCCGGAGCGGCAAGTATACCGCGTCGATCGGATGCAGCTGGAGCAGTTGATTCGGGCAGCCATTCCTCCGGTCTGGTATGAAGGAGGGGCCATCCGCATCGAAGCCCCCCTGGTGCTGACCGATCCGCCGGTAACGGTCGCCTCCCTGAAGGCGGAAGGGATCGAGCGGAAAATTATCGAGTATTCGACCGGCTTCGCCAAGTCTGAGGACGGGCGCACGCATAATGTCGTATCGGCCGCCCAAACGATCGATGACATGATATTGAAGCCCGGCGATATTTTCGATTATGACAAAGTGATCGCGGAGACCGAGAAGAAATACGGCTTCAAGGAAGCTCCTGTCATTTATAACGGCAAATTGGTACCCGGCATCGGCGGCGGCATCTGCCAAGTATCGAGCACGCTTTACAATGCCGTGCTCCGGACTGGACTGGAAATCGTCGAACGGCGCAATCATTCCTTGCCGGTCTCGTACCTGCCTCTGGGGCTGGACGCGACCTTTTCCCAGGGCTATATCAATTTCAAGTTCAAAAACTCTACCGGCAAGCACCTCCTTATCCGGACCGAGACCGAAGATGGGCGCTTGACGATCAAATTTTTCGGCACGATGGATAATAACCTCTCCTACAAGATGGAGACGAAAACCGTCAAGGTGCTGGATCCGCAAGTAAAGTACGTCAAAAACCCGAATCTGCCCGCCGGCACGGAGCAGGTGCTGCAGCAGGGCAAAAAAGGATATGTCGTGGAGTCGTACCGCATTAAACTGGTGGACGGCAATGAGGTGGAGCGCGAGCGCATTGCGATGGATACCTACCAGCCTCAGCCGTCGCTGATTGCCGTGAACAACGGCAGCGGGACCGTTCCTGCGAAGCCGAAGACGGAGAAGGAACCGATTGTGGAGGATGGAATCAATGGGCCTGATTTCAAGCCGAATACTTGATCGGATCCCGTGATGCGGGGAACGCCGCTCGGAGACCTTGCAGACGTATGGGCGGCATACGAACAGCCTTGGCCGTATGGGGCCAAGGCTGTTCCCTGTCCAATATGATGTTCTTATGGGTCGCCCTGCCGTCATGCGGTGAGCGCCGCCTCTTCATAAGAATGAAGTTGGATCCGGATACAAGGCGATCAATTGCAGTTCGCCGCCATTCCCTGTAGTCGGTCGTCCGAGGTTGTTGGCCTTTCCGCCAGGTGGACAGGCCAGGCTGTTCACCGGAACCCGGAGCGGTCAACGGGAACACCAAGTCGGACAATCGACAGGGCGGAACTTTGCATTACGCATCCCTCTTCGTTCGACGCTGCGGCATATCCGGCAGCGCATTGACGGACACGACGTCCTCGGTCTTCTTCACCGGCGGCGTCCAGAACTGCTCGTTCCCCGGCAGATCATCGAACCAAGCCGCGTCGTCCGGACAATCCAGCACCATGAAGCGCCCATATTGGTTGTCGCGGGATTGATGATATTTCAGATACGCCTTGCCGTCTTCGATTGCGAGAATCTCGATCTTCCCTGACGTATGGCTCATCGAGAGACGGACCCGCTTCCCTAAGCCGGATGTCTTCGCCTTCGCTTCCTCTACCACGCGATACACATCCTTCAGCGGAAGCACGAACTCGCGATTCCCCGCTACCGGGCGGTTGATGAAGAAATAATAAGGCGTTACGCCTGCCCAGGACAGCTTGTCCAGCAGCTCGCCGAGCACATCAGCATTGTCATTGATGCCGCGGAGAACGGGCGTCTGATTGACGACGATGGCGCCGGCCTGATGAAGCGCTTCGAAGCCCCGCTTCGCTTCCGCCGTAATCTCGCGCGGATGGTTAATATGAGCCATCACATAGATGCGCTTGTCCGCCGAGGAGAATTCGCGGATCGTCTCCAGCAGTGCATCGTCTTCATAGATTCGCATCGGATTGAATACCGGCATTTTGGATCCCAAGCGAATGATTTGCACATGCGGGATGGCGCGAAGGCGTTCCAGAATCATTCTAAGCTTCGGTGTCGCGAGGATGAGGCTATCCCCGCCGGTTAACAGGACATTGTTGATTTCGGGGTGGTCGGCAATATAGGCCAAGCCGGGATTGACATCGGACATGGCTTCTTTGACATCGTTGCGGAAGAGACGCTTGCGGAAGCAGTATCGGCAATAGGCGCCGCATACTTCCGACACAATTAATAAGGCGGTGGTGCCATACTTGTGCTGGCAGCCGGGGACGACATAGTTGGTGTCCTCATCCGAGGCATCCCAACGGCCGTACTCCTGCAGTTCACCCGTATTCGGAATCACTAGCTTCCGAATGGGGTCATCGGGGTCGTTCCAATCAATGAGGTTCAAATAATAGTCATTTACACGAAATACGAACTTTTCCGTGATCTGCTTCAGCCTTTTCCTTTCCGTCTCGGGTATCTGCGTGATCTTCTCGATGTCGGTAACGTACTTCGGCATAGGCATGGACATCCCTCCTGTATAAAGTTGTATCGGCCAATGAAAGCGCCTTCCTTTCATTATACAACAAGTAACATATGGTGGCAAATGAAGGTCTTGTTAACATTTACGTTTAAGTTTCGCCAATTGGTACCATTTTCCTCTAGATGAGGGGGTGTCTCGGATGCTCTTTTGGCCAGTCTCCCATCCGGGTTGTCAAGAACTGATTTCGGTTTTGCTGTAGGTTTCGCCATATTTGCCCACCTAATCTTTTTATGATAATCTATGGTTAAATCTAGCAAACCACGCTAGATTAATACTTTTCAGGAGGGATTTTGCATGACGCAAGAGGAAATCAAGTTGATGAATCAAAGCTGTGGAAATGGACTGAAATCTCTAACTATGGAAGAAATGCAAAATATTTATGGAGCTTCCGATGTTGAGCCTAGAGCAACACCAACAATTGTCCCGGCTATTTCAGCTGCGGTTCGAACCAGCTCCAAGGTTTGTTTATCTTTAGTTGCAAGTGCTATCGGTGGTATTGCTTCCCATAATAACGATTGTTTAGGATAAGGAGAGATGGCCTTGAATAATCAATTAGAGCATTCCCCTGTCGGGAAAAGCTTAAAGAGCTTATCCGAAGAGGAAATGGCCTCCATCTTCGGTGGAAATGGTATGGATGTAGAGGTAAGATCATCACTGGTTTGCGGTGCAGGCATTAGCTATGTTGCCTCATACCTGGCATCTGCTGCTTTTAAATGCGGTAAAAAAAATAAGAACTAACTGCATAATATGTTCATTGGGGCAATACTCATCGTATTGCCCCATATCTATATGCTAAATAAACCTTCCTAAGAGGTGAAGATATGCTAAACAATATTTTCAAATCTTTGACTATTGCTGAGCGCTACGAATTATTAGCACCGCTGAATTTGAAAGAAGCTCCTCAAAGCATCAACCATTGGCGCTCTGACATGTCTATCATTTCTGATAAAACCTTTGAACATATGCTGTACATAAATCTTTACAACCAAGACACCTTCTCACACGCAGTACAGTATGCCCCTGAAGCTGAAAATATCGAGAAATATCGGAATAAAGCTATGCAATCACAATGGTTTATTGTTTATCGGCAAGCCATGGCCTTGATGGAAGATAGCTCTTTTCATGAGGACCGTAAAAATGATTTACATGATAGCTTGCGTCCTTTTATGCGATACTCTCGTAAAATAATCCACGATTTCTTAGTAACGCACGAACATATCCATTTAGAAATCGAAGTAGTAAATCAAATCCTTATCCAATTAGAGCAAACTTTAATGGATATGGCACATAAATCGTTAGTGCTGGAGTTAAATCTGTGCAGAGAAAACGGACGATTAGAAGGCGATACATCCGAAGAAAGATTTTTATCATTTGTCCGCAAATTTGACGAGAAAAATTTTGTTGATGAATTTTACAATAAATATATTGTGTTAACCCGTCTGTTATCCACCGCCACCATGTTTTTTACACGAAATATTCAAACTCTATTGTCCCGCATCTTTGAGAATCAACAGGAGCTCACAACAACATTTGATATTACCGATTTTACGATACAAAGCATTACATTAGGCGAGGGTGATACGCACCAGCAAGGGAATACGGTTTCCGTCATTACGTTTGCCGACAACAATAAAATTGTGTATAAGCCCAAACGATTGCAGATCAATCTGGCATTTAACCATCTGTTAGACTGGTTGAATGCTCATTCTATACTACAGCTTCGTGGTGTTACTACTTTAGTTTATGATGAGTATGCATATGAAGAATTTATTGCGTATAAGCCATGTAATAACTTGGAAGAGGTAGGAGCTTATTATCAGCGGTTTGGACAACTCATGGCTGTTATTCAATTGTTGAACGGTACAGATATTCATATGGAAAATCTTATCTCTCATGGCGAATATCCAGTAATTATTGATTTAGAAACATTAATCCAGCAGCCCATGCCAATTGAGAGACAGTCCTTGCACTACATAAAGGAGATAACGGATACGCTTTTCCATCATGTAACACGTACGCTGTTTTTGCCTACTAACGGCGTCAAAATCGAAGATCCGCTTAAAATTGATCTCAGCGCCTTAAATGGCCGTAAAAAAAAGTTTCAGTTTAAGGTGTTACAGCCTGTAAATCAAGGAACAGATCAACTGAAATATGACTACCAGGATTTTGAGCTGGAAGGAGCAAACAATCTTCCCTTTATCGAAAATGATGATCTGATCATTGACTACAAATTGTATAGGACGCATATTATTCAAGGGTTTAGAGATGTATGTGAGGTTTTCCTGCAAAATAAAGAGGAATTAATTCAAGACGGCAGCGTTCTCTACCACTTCAATGGGATTTATACACGTTGTTTATTTAGAGATACGAGCCAATATGCCAATATAATGATGCACATGCAGCACCCTGAAATGCTGATGGATATGCTTGACCGTGAGAAGGCGATTGAAAATATGTGGGCTTTTCCATCCACAGATAAGCACCTAATTCAAGCCGAAGCTGCAGATATGATGCATAACGATATTCCTGTTTTTTTCAGCCGGACAGATAGACCAAGCATTATAAATAGCAATAATGAAGAGATTTCAGACTTCTATACGATAAGCTCATTTGAATATTTCATAAAATCAATCAACAACTTAAGCGAAACTGAAATCAACAAGCAGATCTCTATCATTAATCTTCATTTTGGCGATTTCTCGGAATATCGTAAACAAGAAAATGAATCCCTAACCCAAAGCATAAATTTAATTAAAGACTTGCCGTACATGACGACAGATTTCGTGCAGGAAGCAGAGCTTATTGCTGAAGAGATCATGAGGCGTGCCTTTACAGGAGAAATGACCAGTTGGATTATTCCATACTCTTCAGAACCGGATGTGTGGTCTTTAATTCCGATTCGAGAAGACTTTTATAATGGCGTCGGAGGCATCTATTTACTGTTTCACTTCTTGTATCAGAAGACACAAAATGAGAAATATGTACATTTCGCAAATGACATTTTAGAGCATTATCCTGTTGAACAAGCAATAAATTTTGAATTAGGGCTAAGCGGTTACCCGGGGTTATTGTATGCCTTTTCACTTATTGATGATTACGGCACCAACAAGCTAAAGATTACGAAAATGATTAATAAATATTGTGAAGGATTTGAAAAGCTTGCTGATAAGGAAATTGAAGAAAAGCTCCAGTTCGATTATGTTAATGGATTTAGTAGCTTAATCAATGCTTTATTAAGATTTTATCACAGACGCAAAGACAGTAAATTCATTCAACTTGCTATGAAATTAGCCAACCATCTAACTGCTAAATTAGCGCACCTCGATCAGCTTGATACAGGCTTCGCACATGGCGTCACAGGTTATGCGTTAACACTGTTCAGAATGGGTGAGGTCACACAGCTTCAGCAATATACAAATCAAGCAAAAGCGTTAATGAAATATGCTAACGAGCATATTGATGAAACCTATAAAGCTATGAGCTGGTGTCATGGCTTTATTGGTGAAGGCATTGCCAGAATGGAGATGGAACCGTGGCTTGGCGAATTAGATGATGCCATTATTCAAGCGGCCATTCTAGACAAAACCAAAAACTCGCAGCTCCTCGCCAACGATTGCATGTGTCATGGAAATATGGGGATTACCGAATTATTTCTTACCCACTACAAGCTAACCAAGGATACCGACAGTATCGAATTGGCGAGAACGATTGCTAGTCATGTCGTAAACCTGAAGCAGCAGTATAACCGCAAGTATAAATTAATGGATATTACCGAGTACCCGGATATAACCTTATTTACAGGCTTATCCGGAATTGCTTACCAACTGTTGCGTGTAACCGATCCAAAGGGAGTCCCTTCAATACTAAGCTAACCATTTAAATGGAGGGTGATGGAGATTGAAAAACATATTTGTATATATCGGATCTCGAAATAAGGATTCCAGACTGTTTCGGTACACATACCAAATTATCGATTTTGTCCGTAACAATGGTAATGCTGTAGGAAATATCGACATTTACTCTCCACTTAATTGTAATCTTCATCCATCCACAGGATGCAAAAACTGCTTTCAAAAAGGATTTTGCCCGAATGAAGAATCGCCTAACGATGATGGAGAACTGATTAAAACAAAAATAGAGCAGGCTGATATTGTTATTTTGGCTAGCCCTGTCTATTCTCACAACGTGTCATCGGATATGAAGGTGCTAATTGACCGCCTTTCCTATTGGGCACACATCTTCAAGCTTGCGGGTAAATCCGGTGTTATCGTGACTACGGCTGAAAGCAATGGTGCACAGTTCGTAGCCGACTATCTGACAAAAATAATGACTTATATGGGCGCTTCGATTGAACATATCGTTAATTTTGTAAATAGTGAGCAAGACCTTGCTGAGATGTACGCGGAAGAAGCTGCACACAAAATTATTGAAATTTGTGATGATAGCTATCATGTTACACCGACAAGTCAGCAGGAACTTACGTTCCAAACTTTGAAGCTGATCCTGCTTGACTACCCACGGGACCATTTTGAGTATCGTTATTGGAAGGATCACGGCTTATTTGATTGCCAATCTTATGAGGAGCTTGTAAACAAATATGTTAAAGTTTAAGCAGTTTTCCTTACATCCTTTTACGATTACTATCATTTATCCGCTTATTTCATTTTTTCTTTTTTTGTGGACGAAGGAAGACACCTTGTTTCTTGTATCTACATGTTTTGTATTAGGTTTTGCATGTATTACAATTCACGAGTTAGGTCATGTTTTTGCCGATTATGTAATGGGATCAAAGTTTCATTTCATGTCAGCAGGTCCGATTCTACTCTTGCCAGGCAAGCAGGGCCAATTCAGAGTTGCTTTAAACTCCGATTTATATATGATGTGTGGCATGGCAAGCAGCTATATCCCTTCGAACCATTTATCAGATAAAGTGCTGCAAAAAAAACTGATTCCCGCTTATTTGGGTGGTCCGCTTGCTAATTTGTTTGCCATTGTGATAGGTTTCCTCGTCAGATTAATGCCAATTGAAAACGAGTGGTTATGGGATGCAACGAGTTATTTCATCATTCTGAATATGGCAATATTTATTGGTACAGCGTTTCCTTTTAGTAGTTATACAGATGGCGGCAAAATATTGGAACTGATTCGTGGACGAAATATGGAGCCTTATCGTATAGGGAACCAGTATCTGAATCCGGATTTTACATTAACTGCTTCAACGGTCAATGCTTGCGAGCAGCAGCTTGATGAAACACCCCAGCTTTCCAAAAGCTATCACCTAGGCATCACGCTCATACAATACCACATGCAAAATCGTAATTATGAGCGCAGCTTGCATATTATTGATCAACTGACCAGTAAGCTTACAAAAGGAGATGATCCGATTATGGAAAATCTGATTTCTTTTTATCGCGGCTTATTCCTATGGGCATCTAAATCAGACATTGATGAAGACATTCTAGCGCGGCTTAAAAATATTAATTATACCTATGGCCGTTCTTTTTGCTATCTGGCGGAAGCAATGATTCATTATGCCGAAGGACACCAAACAGACAACCGACAGAAGCTCTTACAGCATTCAAAAAAATGGCTTTACAAGATTATGGATCATCGCCAAGAAGATATTATTACCTATGCAATTGATTCTATTCAAAAAAATGAGATGTGCGCATGACGATACGAAAAAGAGTGCCTTTTATCCAACAGATGGAATATAGTGAATGTGGTTTAGCTTGTCTGGCCATGCTTTTGAATTATTATCGTCATCATATAGACCTCAATCAATTAAGAGAAGAGTATCCTGCTCCTAGAGGCGGCTACTCTCTCTTCAATTTGGTAGAAATAGCTCAAAACAAGCATTTCGAGACAGAAGCGTTCCGAACTGATACCGGGCACCTGAAACAACTTCATCTGCCGGCGATCATCCACTGGGAAGGCAAGCATTTTGTTTTGTTGGAAAAAATCCATGCTCGCAGCTATACCATTGTAGATCCGGCCAGCGGGCGTCAACGCATCACAGAGGAGGATTTTTTGCGCAAGTTCACAGGTTATATTGTGACACTGAAGCCCTCTTCCGATTTTGAAACAAAAAAAGCGACAACGAGCAGTCTTCTTTTAAATTATTTAAAAAAATATAAATGGATCCTCCTATCTATTCTTATATTTACATTAGGTCTGCAAGCCGTTATGGTAAGCATTCCTTTATTCACGAAGTGGTTTATTGATCAGGTGGTAGCGACTAAAGATGCAAGCTTTCTAAGCCAAACGGGATTTATGCTGTTGCTCATGCTTATTACGTATATTTTCATTAACGGTATGCGGAGTCTCATTATCGCTTTTGTCCAGACCAAGCTGGATCGCGCTATCATGGATGACTTTATGGATACTTTGCTGCATCTTCCCTTCCCTTTCTTCGACAATCGGAGTAACGGTGACATTTTGTTTAGGGCAAATTCAAATATTTATATTCGGGAAATTTTGTCAACTACCTTAGTTACGTTATTTATTGACTTATTGTTGTTAATTACCTATTCCGCAATGATGATCAAGTTTTCATTACAGCTTAGTCTAGTACTTATTTGTACAAGCGCTGTACTTGGACTTACATTGTTCCTCAATTCCAAGGTCGTTAGAAAGATGGTGGATAACAATATACGTGATAAAATTCAAGTTCAATCTACCGTCACGGAAATGGTCTATAATACGTTGGATATTAAGGTTTTAGGCATTGAGGACAGGCTGTTTGGTAAATGGAAAAAGAAATATGAGCACCAGCTTCACAGCACACAAAAGCTTAATATTTGGGGGTCCTTAATTCAGACA
Proteins encoded in this region:
- a CDS encoding lichenicidin A2 family type 2 lantibiotic: MTQEEIKLMNQSCGNGLKSLTMEEMQNIYGASDVEPRATPTIVPAISAAVRTSSKVCLSLVASAIGGIASHNNDCLG
- a CDS encoding flavodoxin family protein, whose protein sequence is MKNIFVYIGSRNKDSRLFRYTYQIIDFVRNNGNAVGNIDIYSPLNCNLHPSTGCKNCFQKGFCPNEESPNDDGELIKTKIEQADIVILASPVYSHNVSSDMKVLIDRLSYWAHIFKLAGKSGVIVTTAESNGAQFVADYLTKIMTYMGASIEHIVNFVNSEQDLAEMYAEEAAHKIIEICDDSYHVTPTSQQELTFQTLKLILLDYPRDHFEYRYWKDHGLFDCQSYEELVNKYVKV
- a CDS encoding KamA family radical SAM protein, translating into MPMPKYVTDIEKITQIPETERKRLKQITEKFVFRVNDYYLNLIDWNDPDDPIRKLVIPNTGELQEYGRWDASDEDTNYVVPGCQHKYGTTALLIVSEVCGAYCRYCFRKRLFRNDVKEAMSDVNPGLAYIADHPEINNVLLTGGDSLILATPKLRMILERLRAIPHVQIIRLGSKMPVFNPMRIYEDDALLETIREFSSADKRIYVMAHINHPREITAEAKRGFEALHQAGAIVVNQTPVLRGINDNADVLGELLDKLSWAGVTPYYFFINRPVAGNREFVLPLKDVYRVVEEAKAKTSGLGKRVRLSMSHTSGKIEILAIEDGKAYLKYHQSRDNQYGRFMVLDCPDDAAWFDDLPGNEQFWTPPVKKTEDVVSVNALPDMPQRRTKRDA
- a CDS encoding type 2 lanthipeptide synthetase LanM family protein gives rise to the protein MLNNIFKSLTIAERYELLAPLNLKEAPQSINHWRSDMSIISDKTFEHMLYINLYNQDTFSHAVQYAPEAENIEKYRNKAMQSQWFIVYRQAMALMEDSSFHEDRKNDLHDSLRPFMRYSRKIIHDFLVTHEHIHLEIEVVNQILIQLEQTLMDMAHKSLVLELNLCRENGRLEGDTSEERFLSFVRKFDEKNFVDEFYNKYIVLTRLLSTATMFFTRNIQTLLSRIFENQQELTTTFDITDFTIQSITLGEGDTHQQGNTVSVITFADNNKIVYKPKRLQINLAFNHLLDWLNAHSILQLRGVTTLVYDEYAYEEFIAYKPCNNLEEVGAYYQRFGQLMAVIQLLNGTDIHMENLISHGEYPVIIDLETLIQQPMPIERQSLHYIKEITDTLFHHVTRTLFLPTNGVKIEDPLKIDLSALNGRKKKFQFKVLQPVNQGTDQLKYDYQDFELEGANNLPFIENDDLIIDYKLYRTHIIQGFRDVCEVFLQNKEELIQDGSVLYHFNGIYTRCLFRDTSQYANIMMHMQHPEMLMDMLDREKAIENMWAFPSTDKHLIQAEAADMMHNDIPVFFSRTDRPSIINSNNEEISDFYTISSFEYFIKSINNLSETEINKQISIINLHFGDFSEYRKQENESLTQSINLIKDLPYMTTDFVQEAELIAEEIMRRAFTGEMTSWIIPYSSEPDVWSLIPIREDFYNGVGGIYLLFHFLYQKTQNEKYVHFANDILEHYPVEQAINFELGLSGYPGLLYAFSLIDDYGTNKLKITKMINKYCEGFEKLADKEIEEKLQFDYVNGFSSLINALLRFYHRRKDSKFIQLAMKLANHLTAKLAHLDQLDTGFAHGVTGYALTLFRMGEVTQLQQYTNQAKALMKYANEHIDETYKAMSWCHGFIGEGIARMEMEPWLGELDDAIIQAAILDKTKNSQLLANDCMCHGNMGITELFLTHYKLTKDTDSIELARTIASHVVNLKQQYNRKYKLMDITEYPDITLFTGLSGIAYQLLRVTDPKGVPSILS
- a CDS encoding VanW family protein translates to MKKIHALFIVAASLLLAVTALWGWANSYASQDRLPPEVRLSSWEVGGMSFAAFREELDQRLRQLEATPVEVTFGSSGVAPVKTTLSALGVTYDAKPLLAALKPLQEGSLWKRIIARRSFNKEWELQFHWKANVWKERFTPGWETASFGKPVNASREISKDDQVVYTPERQVYRVDRMQLEQLIRAAIPPVWYEGGAIRIEAPLVLTDPPVTVASLKAEGIERKIIEYSTGFAKSEDGRTHNVVSAAQTIDDMILKPGDIFDYDKVIAETEKKYGFKEAPVIYNGKLVPGIGGGICQVSSTLYNAVLRTGLEIVERRNHSLPVSYLPLGLDATFSQGYINFKFKNSTGKHLLIRTETEDGRLTIKFFGTMDNNLSYKMETKTVKVLDPQVKYVKNPNLPAGTEQVLQQGKKGYVVESYRIKLVDGNEVERERIAMDTYQPQPSLIAVNNGSGTVPAKPKTEKEPIVEDGINGPDFKPNT
- a CDS encoding lichenicidin A2 family type 2 lantibiotic is translated as MNNQLEHSPVGKSLKSLSEEEMASIFGGNGMDVEVRSSLVCGAGISYVASYLASAAFKCGKKNKN
- a CDS encoding peptidase domain-containing ABC transporter, with the translated sequence MTIRKRVPFIQQMEYSECGLACLAMLLNYYRHHIDLNQLREEYPAPRGGYSLFNLVEIAQNKHFETEAFRTDTGHLKQLHLPAIIHWEGKHFVLLEKIHARSYTIVDPASGRQRITEEDFLRKFTGYIVTLKPSSDFETKKATTSSLLLNYLKKYKWILLSILIFTLGLQAVMVSIPLFTKWFIDQVVATKDASFLSQTGFMLLLMLITYIFINGMRSLIIAFVQTKLDRAIMDDFMDTLLHLPFPFFDNRSNGDILFRANSNIYIREILSTTLVTLFIDLLLLITYSAMMIKFSLQLSLVLICTSAVLGLTLFLNSKVVRKMVDNNIRDKIQVQSTVTEMVYNTLDIKVLGIEDRLFGKWKKKYEHQLHSTQKLNIWGSLIQTFTSAIQVILPLLILWLGAFMVLRGDITMGTLLAFSSIAGSFITPVISISNNYTELVSLKSYFSRIQDVLKTKKEQEQPDKLLAPKQLKGKIEFRNVSFKYNRFNEEIIKNISFIIHPGESAAIVGHSGSGKSTIAKLLLGLNKPASGQILIDDIPIEQYNLVKLRALMGSVLQEAQLFNGTIRENIRMSSEANDEQVIHAAQKAYIYNEIMSTPLGFDTIVTESGANFSGGQRQRLLLARALVSAPKVLILDEATSSLDNISELYIKKSISKQPCTKLIIAHRLDTIQDADKILLLHNGQIIEEGDHTSLIHQQGHYYDLYVKKGEVV